In Stieleria varia, one genomic interval encodes:
- a CDS encoding flavodoxin family protein has protein sequence MPGRFGYASPASVLLSFSLLPPSPAMFPKCLLVNGSARPTEGNSAALLSQFERFADGFECRTLDLLHADSLGKAMSELDWADAFVFATGTYWDSWGWPLQRFLEYATATEGTSTWLGKPAAVLVSMHSVGGKSVLSRLQGVLNTLGVVIPPMSGCVLSAVGQAALKSSSPQILGDIWCIEDLRVVAANLRCVCEGRRDFKAWNVDRADFTQRWVDL, from the coding sequence GATACGCTTCCCCCGCCAGCGTTTTGCTCTCGTTTTCATTGCTACCACCGAGTCCCGCGATGTTCCCCAAGTGTTTACTGGTCAACGGCAGTGCTAGGCCGACTGAGGGCAACTCAGCAGCGTTATTGAGTCAGTTTGAGCGATTCGCCGATGGCTTTGAGTGTCGAACCCTGGACCTGCTGCATGCGGACAGTCTAGGAAAAGCCATGTCGGAGCTGGATTGGGCGGACGCTTTTGTCTTTGCGACCGGCACCTATTGGGACAGTTGGGGATGGCCGCTGCAGCGTTTCCTGGAGTACGCAACGGCCACGGAGGGGACGTCGACTTGGCTGGGCAAACCCGCCGCGGTGTTGGTCAGCATGCATAGCGTCGGCGGCAAATCCGTTTTGTCGCGGCTCCAAGGAGTGCTCAATACGCTGGGTGTGGTCATCCCGCCGATGTCAGGGTGTGTGCTTTCGGCGGTCGGTCAAGCCGCGTTGAAGTCGTCGTCGCCGCAGATCCTTGGCGATATTTGGTGCATCGAAGATCTACGAGTCGTCGCCGCCAATCTGCGCTGTGTTTGCGAAGGACGTCGAGACTTTAAGGCCTGGAATGTGGATCGCGCGGACTTTACGCAGCGCTGGGTCGATTTGTAG